The Schistocerca americana isolate TAMUIC-IGC-003095 chromosome 8, iqSchAmer2.1, whole genome shotgun sequence genome contains the following window.
CATCCTGTACTAGTAAAAAttcagtgaaaatcaaaattggaCTATCAAAATGTTCATGTTTTTATCACAACATAACATTATACGACTTCACAGTGCAAAGTATGAATATAGTGCCCAAAATCAAGCATACTACTCTGCAATGGGGTGGTCAATAGTAAAATGCACTTGCTTTAGTTTATGACACGAAGCCCAATGCCCCAAGATCCCTGTGCAAGTGACTTCTCTCTGGCACTTGAAGTCTGACAGCAATGTTTACATAtgggaaataaataaaaacgtgttgctCCAGGCTAAGAGCTGCAACTACTGATTCCGTCACATCGACCAAGTCCTAGAAAGTTAGTCAAATTACATATTAAACCAAATTCTGACAACCAAAATACTTAACAAATAAACTGAACCTATGAATGCTTGTGGTCCTATAGTGAATACAATAAACGTGTAAATTTAGTTGCTGTTTGTGGTTATATGCTATGCAAAGTTGCCTACAGTGGCGCATTCAATTTTCTTGTGAAGCAGAAAAGCAacagaaatgacacaccacaggtGACCAAGGACTGTGAAATGTACTGTAGCaacagtagtaatagtagtagtagtagtagtagtagtacaaacaTCCAGTCCATGTAGGTGTCTGAGACCTAGGACAACTGCTATGTGAACTGAGAATTTCTTATGGCATTCTGGGAGTAGAGGATTACACTGGAATAATATGCAAGTGGAAATATTCATCTCATTTACCAATATAAAAATactgtcaagaattcaatcacaATGCATAGAACTGGTTCAGTTTTAGTGCCACAACCAGCAAAAAATTAGTGCAGTGTAACAGAAGTGTGGGGAGCTAGTAACATGCTTAGTGTATCACAGGAAGAGCAAACATTAAAGTTAAGAACAAAAGCTACAATATTTCACCACAATGTTCAGTACGTAAAGAATAAAGCAGATGAATTATAGGTGATACTGCAGTAATAAAAGCCAGATGTTCTAGTAGCAACACAACATGAGCTAAAAGAAAATCAGATATAATTCAACCTTAGTACTTTTTATAACTTTAACAATGTGACGATCAGTAGTTTTGTAGAAAATTGCATGAAGATGGTGGGGAGGGGTGCTACTTTCTTTAGCTATGTGTCAGCTAAACCCGTCAAAACTACCACAAAATATGCAACAGAagtgagctttgaagctacagcagtAGAAATAAAAATTACAGGGAAGATGTGCTGTGTGTAAAGGCCTGCACCAATCGCCAAGCAGTGaaataacaacattttttgaaCAGCTACAAGGAACAATCCAAGAGCTTTcataaaaatatgtttatttaataATTATTGGGGATTTGAACAATAATTATTGGGGATTTGAACACAGATGTGCAGAATAATACAGACAACACAAAGACACTACTGGACTCCATACTTACAACCTAAAAACCAAAATAGATAAGCCGACCAGAGTAACTCAACGTAGTGAAACAACTATTGATCACATAACAGCAAATATTCATTCATGCTACTGTGACACACAGGTAACAAATTACACACTAGCAGACAATTTTGCAATAATTATAGACATAAAGACTGATGGAGTTGAGCAGAGGATATAGGAGCAAAAAAGGCAGATTAACTCAAACAACATAATTCAACTAAAAAGGATGTTATTGGTAGAAAATGGGGAAGTAGTATATGCAAACAATATGCAATTACCAAATAGTACcagtttttttactttcttttatgTAAGACTGTGGCATAAAATGTTctgtacaaaattaaaaaaaaagagtattACTGTTGCACTTGAGGAAACAAGGGCATTATACATTATGACAGCTGTAGATAATGGGGAGAATTACTCAAAACacaatatgatttcaatttatttttgaagctattactgctgtcatgtcagacattttatttcatcaagtaatttgtcgaaaatttttatagcagcgtaTTTTACACCTTTCTgcaccaaagataggttaagtaaaggacagtgtaagtctttcttttttctggtattataatcatgaatgtcactgtttttaaactggtccatgttgtggagaacaaatttcattagcgagtaAATGTACTGTGGTGTAGGTCCTCTAAGAATAGCAAACACCTTTAACAGATATTTAACTGCAGCAGATAAAGTAAATACAATGCAAAAAATTCCACATATCAGTTATCTCATTGCATTCATCCCAGCAACTGATACAAATGTTTCCAATTTAGTAAACCAACTAGAAGTCAACCATTCATCTGGCTTAGGTTGtgtaacatcacatctcataaaggactGTAGGGGAAGTATACTAAAACCCTTAACATTTCAAGATTTGCTAAAAGCAAGGAAAGTAAAACCAGTATTTAAGAAAAGAAGCAGAGGTGAATTGTGAAACTATAGGCCAATATCTTGGATCTCAATTTTTGCAAAAATCTACGAAATGATAGTAAAGAATACAACTGTAAGTCATTAAACACAACACAGTTTCAGAGAAGATCTAACTGAATACATTCAAAGTTCAATTCACAGGCAACAAAAGACCCACAGTAGCTtcatggacctatctaaggcaacTGGCTATGTGAATCATTCTAAGCTAATGAAGAAAAGGTATCAGTATGGAGTCCAAGAGAAATGCTGTGACAAAATTACATCTTGCATTATGAATAGGTAACAGCATACAGAAATCATATGCGCTATTGTGTGAAATATAAATCAATAAATTACAGAACCGAGTTACAAACaataatgattgaagcagaagaacTGATAGACATGGCATGCCACAATGTCCTGTCCTTGAACAAATACTATTTATTCTCTGCATAAATGATTTCCTacgctatataaatcagaaactaacAATGCATGCCGATGACACAACCAGTATATATGCAACTGAGACACAGGAGGAGCTTGAAAAGGAAGCACTCCCGAATATTGAAAATGCTTATAAGTATCTAAAACATAGTCTTTTTATAGATCAGTCTAAAACAGTGTGTCTAGTGTTTCAAACAAGTATGAGTGAAACACACTGTGGAGAGACAAAGACATTATGAGCACAATTTTTTTTGGGAACGTTTAGAGAAGTATTTGACATTGTGTGGAACACATGCATGTaatgtgtaaaaatataaatacacagaTTTTTCTCATGTGCAAAACAGAAAAAGTCATGAGCGATAAAGTTGTCAGAACAAAGTGTTCCCATATCTGGCCTACTCAATTTGCATAGGCCTACAGGAATTGCACAAACAGGTTACTCGAAGAGAATATTTCAAGTTCGGATAACAGCAGTGAGGTGCATAATAAAGATACCACCCAGACAGTCATGTAGACAAGCATTTATACACAACATTATGACATTGTACTCACTGTACAGACTAAGAATCTGAATAACAGGTCAGTGAGAGCAAATGACAAACGTCTACAAAAAGACTGCATAACCACGAAacaagaggaaaggaaaaaaaaaagaggacgtCAGAAGCAgcaggaaaaagtttttttttttaattttccaaacTCGCTTAAAAACGAGTACCTCACACAGAAATTTATATTCAGTATGACTGAGTATTAAAATTGAAACTAAATATTGATATATTGTAACAGAAAGTATGGAATAACCATTTATGTACCTATAAAATGGAATATTGTATTCTTTATTGTACttatgtatgatttaatgttaacATGATAAATGCAGTTAGAGCGCAAATGTTACATCTGACGTAGTCTGCCCTCATACAAATTGTATGACGCACCCATCACTCCCAGCTACAAATTATCGGGTAGGTCCAATGCCAAAGCTAAATAAATTAACTGCTGATATCGGCCATAAAACAAATGTACAAATCTCGATCGCTGTCTTTAAATTACGATAGTGTCGTTTATTTCTGCCACAAAATTCATATAGGCAGCGTTTATGCTCCCACAAACGATTTTTAAGaggataatttttcaaaattataccACAACTTCTTGTGCAACGTGCAGCAATACAACACGCACCACATTACTTtgataggaaacacacacgaaatTGAGACACCGTAATACGTGTGCAAGTAACGACACGAAACTTCAGCTATGCGTTTGTGCCGTAAAGTTAAAGGCATCGGATTTGGCCTTAACAGTGTCTGCTTGATACTCGAAATATCTAGAACGCACGCGAGTTATAGAAGTCGCTACCGTCCACTCCAGTGATCTCTGGTCGATTCCAAACGTGATAGTCACGTTCATTCTTACGATGTTGGTAGCACTGGCACCAGCCTATATAATCGTTGGCGCGGGCTCGAAGCGCACAATTTGCCGCCGTGTACGGAAAGTGTGCAAACCGAGCGAATCTTTTGAAGTTACAGCAGCGCTTTCTTTCGTTAATGGTAAGTGCGCACATAAGATGTTGTGTTTGCTGCTTCCATGTAGTGACCTGCAGTTAATTAATGAAGTGATGTTGAACTCTTGTTGAGATCAAGTAGATTTTGTTTGAGGTTGCGTGGATTATTTGACTACCGGGAGTGCTGGTAACTGTTATGCGCTGCCGTGATACTGTATTGGTTCTTTTTGTCACGTtgtgaagtatttttatttctCCTACATAAGATATAGTAATACACCACTGGGTTGTTCAAGAGGTGAATCACTAATTTTTGAGGCTGCACGTAATGTGCGGTTGGAGGAGATAAACATAGTTTACTGACGCGACATTTCCTTCGTAATTCCTTAAGCACACACTGAATGGTTATAAGCACTTCCGTGAATAGTAAAAGTAAGCCGGAATAGTTTAACTGTAAGACACAGTGATAGTGAGGCATGCATTGTTGCAGATGGCTCTGACACCGATGATCCGCCACTTGCTTGACGATGTCGACAGACAGATGTCATTATTCGACCAAAATTTTGGCTTGGGTCTGACACATGACGATTTGCTTCTCCCTCGTCTGTCTGTCGTCCCTAGTCTTTCTGGATACTACAGACCATGGCGTCATTTGGCAGCTCGTAACTCCGGCGTATCTACCATTCAGAATAACAAAGATGGGTTTAAGGTAAGTGAAGGTCGCATGCTAAATTTTAATCTAACACTGCTTATTAGCTGTTAATAACGTCAAAGAAAAAAGCAATTTTGCTAGTTCTGGAGTTTATGGGGAGATCACCACTGAAAATAGCTTATGTTAGTCGAACTTACGGTACCGTTTTCGTTGCAAGATTCAAGATTCTTTATTAGCCATTGATCATGCAAGatgaaataggcttcgtcagtacataaaataatattaatattccaGACACTATATATAAGGCATAGATATAATTAGCATATGAGTaacttacaaataacataaaccttaagcaggtgactacaatgcttaatacatattcttgtttcagatacatacaaaggtaccaaaaatgagttacattgtagtagcaaacacagtagttacgtaacacatcataacactggcaaataaagtagttacctaacacagttgaaatacaaaggtattagatatgaaatattttgtgacagtatatatagtagttaattaagttaattatgcaattacaggtttatctctgtgctactcagatcataatattcttgcatagaataaaatggattgtcagataaccaattgtacaaattttgtttaagaatttttgtgGGCATGTCCCGAGCAGATTGCGGTagtttgttgaatatttttaaggtattcactttgtgtgagttactactttttgttagtctgtgtcttggtatatcataatctgccttccttctagtgttgtagttatgaatTTCTTCCCTGACAACACCTTCCATACCATTGTTTTTAATGTGTAACATACAGATATAAATATACAAGTTTACAATGGTCAACAGTCTTAGCCTTATAaagagaggacgacagtgctccgtGGGACCGACTTTACACATTATGCGCAGCATTCTTTTCTGCATCAACAAAATTTTGTTACTGTGAGAGCTGTGCCCCCATATGAGAAGGCCATATGTAATATGTGACTGGAAGAGTCCACAGTACATTGTTCTCAGAAAGTTCATGCTAATCATGTCCCTAAGTTTCCAAAGGAGATAGGAGACTCTTGAAAGCTTTTTGCAAACCTGATTTACGTGTTCTTCCCAATTAAGTTTGGAATTAATATGCATTCCTAatagttttacagttttgttttctatggttttgGGTAACCCTAAGAGAAGCTGTTGTGTTTTCTCTGAGTTACACAGTAATTTATTGGATGTGAACCAGTGGATGGCTGATTTGAGTGATTCCTGTGTGTTATTGTCCAAAGCTGAGATGTTCTGATGTGAGGTGAGgagggttgtgtcatctgcatagcataTGGTAGTACTATTTATGTGATGAGGTAGGTCATTGATGGCtatgatgaagaagaagggtcccagaaccgagccctgtggtacaccagtaCTAACTGCTGCTACAGGGGAGTAATTATTTTTAACTGAGACAAACTGTCTTCTATTATGAAGATATGACTCTATTACTGCTAATGCTGGGTTACATACACCATAAAACTCTAGTTTTGCAACCAGGGTGCCAAAGGGaatgcagtcaaaagctttgctcagatcacacaaGACCAGTGACACCATATTCCGGTCTTCAAAGGCTGTTAATGTCTGGTCAACAATTTCCAGGATGGCCGCAGTGGTATTTCTGCCCTGTCGGAATCCGAACTGACTATTGCTCAAAAGGTTGTGTGTCTCAAAATAGCTACTTAATTGAGTGTACATAAGTGACTCAAATACTTTAGAAAATATTGGCACAATTGAGATTGGGCGATAACTTTTAGGAAGATGTTTGTCACCCTTTTTAAACACTGGAATAACTTTGGAAATTTTGAGGGAGTCGGGAAACACTCCTGACTGTaaacatttattaaatatgaatgCCAATGGTTTAGCGATCGAGTCTACAGTTTTTTTTACTATGTAATTGGAGAGCCAGTagcagtccatacttttagaatttgaaaattttgtgactGTTCTTTTAATCTGAGCAGGTGTGATACTATACCAGTTAAAGACATGATCTACTGGTGGAAGGGCATTAAGTAAATTGCTTGCAGATGTATCTGTTTTTTCTATCttactttcaatttctttaattGAGCTAATGAAGTAGTCATTTAGTTCCCTtggagtgagctgagtttcatgtGTGTGACGTGTGGGATTTTCTTGTGCTACAATCTGCCATGCTGCCTTGCACTtgtttgttgcaccttctatgtaCCCTTCATAAGCAGCCTTTTTTGTCTGTATCAGCTTAAGTTTgtagaattttttacatttttggtatGCTGCATAAAAGGTGCCCTCCTGCTCTGATCTTTGTTTACATGCATTTTTATATGCTGTGTATAGTACGAGCATGTTTTTTCTTATCTGGACCAGTTCGTCTGTGTACCATTccagctttttatttttatatgttccaGAAGAGTTGGTTTTAATTAGTGGTGAGCATGAATACCATAATTCTGTATAATTTTTTCATCAGTCATTTTTATACAACTAAATTCTGCATCTAACTCTGTACAGTAAGATGATACATCTATTTTTGTAAAGTTGAAATTATCTCTGATAAAGATCCCAGCCccaccatttcgcctctgctttctGCACATTATGTCTGCAGTGACGTATCCTTGAGGTACAAACATATCTACCTCATTTGCAACTAACCAATGCTCACATACACATATTACATCAACATTCTTAATCTTACAGAAATGTTCCAATTCTAACATCTTATTTCTAATACAACAAATATTAACTTGAAGTAATGTCAGCATATTATCTCCCTTTTTGTTTATCTGGATACagtttgactttgaatcacagtttatattttttacattacCTACGAGTGGTGTGCTTGTCAGATTGTTGATCCCCATGTCTGTTATggtgtgctgttgctgatctgGGGCCAACAAAAATCCTGACTTCTCGCAGGTCAGTTTAGACGTCCAGCAGTTTAAACCGGAGGAGCTGACGGTAAAAGTGGTGGGAGACAGTGTGGTGGTAGAGGCAAAACATGAAGAGCGTAAAGATGAGCACGGATACATCTCGCGCCAGATGCAGCGTCGCTATTTGCTGCCGAAGGACGTCGTGACTGACCAGGTGCAGACGCAACTATCATCAGACGGCGTCCTCACCATCTCGGCACCAAAGAAGGTACGTGTCAGAAAATGTTACTGACCTTCCAGTAGTTAAAGAACCTATATTACGTTACAAAACTTGGTAGGATGTCCTTCACACAATATAGGTGTGGGATGATGATAACTGGCAATGATTTGTACATAATTATTGAAGGCCCAGTCAATAAGATTATGCCCAGAAGAAACAGCAAAATTTGGTTACTGTGCAGCAATTCTTTTTGAAGAGTCAGCTGATCTTGATTACAAATCTGTAACGGGAAAAATTGTTTGTAAGCTGCATTGGGATTTGCAACTAATTTGTAATTTGCAAACAATATTCTTCTCAAAGTAATAAGCTTTGTAAAAGGCTGCTCAAAAGAAATTAGGCTAGGCACAGTGCACTTTCAGCACTTTTATCTACAGTGTTGTGGTCCTTATTGGGACCCATGCTAATCATACCGAATTTCAGACTTTAAATGAGCACAATGAGAAATAAGATTTGTCAAAGGTAACTGTGTCTTACTGTCCCTGGCACAGTAACTATAGGAAGTGTCACGGATTCAGCAAACCTCTGTAGGACTGAAACTGCTACATATAGTTGGGCATTTGTATTGTAGATAAAAGGAAGATGGAATGGAACTGTTTGCCCCTGAGCTAAGAAACATAAATTCTTCACAAGGAGGGTCATGACTGGGTGCAGCTAGTGATAAGTTAAAACAAGTGTTGCGAAGCATTTCAGTATGTGTAGAATCAGTGTATTGCATACAGCATTGCTGTGTAACTTTGCAAgctaatcacaataaagaaaatatCCTATGGTAGTGATATCTGGGAACTCATTTGACTCTTTGTTTTTCAGGCTCTCCCTCCAGCAGAGAGCAGTGAGCGTGTAGTACAAATTGTGCAAACAGGTGTTCCAGCTGTTACCAACCAGCAACAGCAGGGAGGAGAGAAGATGGAGCAGTGAAATCTTCATCATTGATGTTCAAactaaattatttgttgtattgaTTGGTTATTTCTTTGTCATTACGTTTTTCCTCCAAGAAAtttaacatttcccttttctgtctgATAAGCTTTACATATGTCAAAGATAGCATTTAATGACTTAAAAATTGAAGTGTAAAACTGTTTCATACAAGTTACCACGAATGTCTTGTGATAATTATTCATCACTAGAAACAAAACACAATATAAGACTGATCATATTTGTGTTGTGAAATGGTAAATAAAAATTGTGTATGGTAACTGTTTTGTCATTATTGCCTTTCATCCTATGACAGTCAAACAATTCTTATGCGATACTCGGTGTGATTTGATGTCACACTGAGTGCATTGCTGTGGTGTTTACAAAAATCCTTGGCTATTGCACAGGCTTTTTGGTAAACCTATTTACAATTTTACAGTTGAAATGGCACTGTTTTTGTGGAAGTTGACGAGCAAATCTGTTGAAAGAAGTAGCAACTCCTGTGAACTAAAAGGTTAGTCTGAAATTGCAAAGGAGAATATAAATATTCAAAAATACTAAAATTTGGGTAGGTACTGCACATGGGCATACAATGGAACTATAAAGCTAGACTGATCATAATAATTTAGCATTAATAAAGACGTGTTAAGACAAAATACACACAATTTTGCAGTGAGATAAACATGATCTTGTTTGATCACATTTACCACTGGAATGACAGAAACGGAAGTTGTGGACATTTTACAGTAAattagaagagatttttttttttaaagtctcaaATATATTTTCACTAGGTCTACAAATAATTTGCAACAGTTAACACAACTCTACTGTGTGAATCTTGCAACAAATGTAAGGTGTTTCTGTTTGAGCTTACAAAGGATATCAGTTTCAAAA
Protein-coding sequences here:
- the LOC124545471 gene encoding protein lethal(2)essential for life-like, whose translation is MMALTPMIRHLLDDVDRQMSLFDQNFGLGLTHDDLLLPRLSVVPSLSGYYRPWRHLAARNSGVSTIQNNKDGFKVSLDVQQFKPEELTVKVVGDSVVVEAKHEERKDEHGYISRQMQRRYLLPKDVVTDQVQTQLSSDGVLTISAPKKALPPAESSERVVQIVQTGVPAVTNQQQQGGEKMEQ